One region of Mus musculus strain C57BL/6J chromosome 15, GRCm38.p6 C57BL/6J genomic DNA includes:
- the Zfp706 gene encoding zinc finger protein 706 isoform X1: MARGQQKIQSQQKNAKKQAGQKKKQGHDQKAAAKAALIYTCTVCRTQMPDPKTFKQHFESKHPKTPLPPELADVQA, translated from the exons atgGCTCGTGGACAGCAGAAGATTCAGTCTCAGCAGAAAAATGCCAAAAAGCAGGCTggacaaaagaagaaacaaggacATGACCAAAAGGCTGCTGCCAAAGCTGCCTTAATATATACCTGCACCGTCTGTAGG ACACAAATGCCAGACCCCAAGACCTTCAAGCAGCACTTTGAGAGCAAGCACCCTAAGACTCCACTTCCTCCAGAATTGGCTGATGTTCAGGCATAA